A region of the Candidatus Dependentiae bacterium genome:
TTTGGCGATACTCCTCTACCTCATCAAGTAATTTCTTAAATGTCTCAATAGGAAATACTTTATAGGTAGAAAACCCAAAAAAATCCCCCACTTTTTGTACTAATGAAGGCAGCATCTGTTTATGAAACGAACTGTATACAGGATTATGCCAATCTTCTATATCATTTGCAGGATACTCCGGCATCGCATCCGCATACTGTGAAAATTCATTCAGTGTTGTAAAAGATGCTTGTACACCAGACGTCAACATAGCCAAAAATATATACAAAATTATCATTTCCGAAACCTCTTGCTACATTACTCAATAGTGTAATTTAAACGTAAAATAAGATAATTAAGCAAGAGTTTTGTTTTTGATACAAAGAGTCAACAAAAAACAGCACTCCATCTGCCTTTCCCTGTCAAAACAACTAAAGTATTCAAATAGAAAACATCTGGGCGACTGAACACAAAAAAGTTCTCTATACCGCTGTTCTGGTTCAGATACATGTGAGACTAAAATCTTAAAAAAAAGACGTGAAATTTTTTGCGCATAGAAACTCCTGTAATTAAAAAATGTAACCATATATAACATACAGAATATCATTCAAAATATTTATGTCATTGGTTAAATACTCAATTCCATCTTGCATTCATATAAATTACGTTTACACTATTTACATATTTAAATTAGCTTCATAAAAGGAATTCCATGCAAACATGCAAAGCATATATGTTAGTCACACTCTGCGCCATAACCCCTCTATCTTATACACATGAAATCCCTAATATTAATTTCGGCAATGTAGCTGAAAAACTAGAATATGATTTAGCCACTTGGAAAACGCGTCACAATGCTGTCAGCGCTGTTGAAAAATGGAGTATAATAGGATCAACTCTATCAATTGCAGCACTATTCGGTGCCGTTGCTGTTAATCCAGAATTTCGTTATAAATACGAACATAGCATAGCAGCCCCAATCCCTGGTAGCATTAATATTTCAGGAGATCTATCATGTTTCTTTGTTACTATTTTCTTTGCAAGCTGGGCAACATCACAGTATACCAACGCACAAGTAAACGAACTTGAGCTAGCAGTTCAAGAATATATCAAACGATCTGAACGACAAAACAAATAACAAAAGCTATTATGCAATATGAGAACAAAACTATAGTTTTGTTCTCATATTAATCGACAGAGATTTGTTCCCACTCTTTTTCTCCATTATCTATCCAAAGGCTGTGCAGCAATTGGCGAGTTTGAGGGTCAAAGTTTAATAACAATCCTTGAAAATCATAATTTTTAATATTTTCAGCTGCTTGAATAAACTTTTGTTTAGTAAACGGCATATCTATTTTTTCAAGCAGATCCAAAAACAATGCCGCATTTATATAACCTTCAAGCGCAATTGAATCGATAGGGACATTTGCATCTTGCGCATATTGGCGAAAATCTCGCACAATTGTAAGATTACTCGTTTCAGGATTAGGAACCACTTGAGTAACGACTAAATGCAATCCTTTATCGGCAACAAACTTTTTAAAACTTTTTTTACCCATACTGCGATTTGCAAACAATAATGTATCAAAAAGCAGATCTGTGCCCAGCTCTTTGATGAGCATTTGCGCAACAACATCAGAACCGAAAAGTGACAATGCTTGCGGTTTGAAATCGGCAATCATTTTTACTTGTTCTTTCAGTTGAGAAATGTTTCGATGATACGGTACCATTTTGAATTCTATAGTATCGTATTTTTGCAGCACCTCTTGTGCGCCCTTCACAAGATCTTTTCCAAATTGATCATCTTGATAAAAAAATGCTACCCGTCGCAATGGTTCATCTCTTTTTAAGATATACTTTGCCAAAGCATGCCCTTCATCAACAAAAGATGCTCGCAGGAAAATAAGATTTTTTAATCCGGCATCACGAAATGATCCGGTTATAGGGAAAATCGAAAGAATCTTCTCTTGCTTAATTAAATCAATATAAGCATCCAATGTTGAGGTGCCATGAGCACTTAATAAAATATCAGTTTTATCCGTATTCAATAATGTATTAACATTTTGCAATGTTTTTTTTGGATTATATGCATCATCTAAATAAACCATTTGAATTTTCATACCATTGATGCCGCCGGTGCTATTTATTTTATTAATCGGACCTTCCATTCCTTGCTTGAGTAATTGACTAAAACCTTTGAATGTTTTGGAAAAATCTGTAATATTTCCTACCACCAACACGTTATCTTGTAATGCAATATCTTTGGTTTCAGGGGGCACTGACTGATTGTCCAATGATGACGATTTATCATCTTCCTTTGCAACCGGCTCTATATCATTTAAATCTTTTCTAATCCAATTATTATCACCCGTATTGAGCCAAATAGTTTGCATGAGTTGACGTTTCTTTGGATTAAAATTAAAGATCAGACCCTTAAAGTTATAATCTTTAAATCCTTCATAAACATTCAAAAATGCTTGCTTAGTAAATGGACCATTTATTTTTGAAATTATTTCAAGAAACACTGCGCTATTTATATATCCTTCCAACGTTGCTAAATTCAAAGGAAGTTTATTTTTTATCATCTGCTCACGATATTCTTTGACTATATCAAGATCACTGGTTTTCGGATTAGGAACCACTGAAGGATATATTGCTGTAATACCGATCTCTTTAAAATAATCATCTAAATTACTCAGCACCAGATCACCAAAAATCGTTTTTCCAAAAAGATACGGTGCGCCCAATGCTCTTGTTATCGATTTTGTGGGGAAATCATTCGTCATAAATCCTATAGCATCCGGATTGAAATTCTTTATTTCCTGCACATGCGTATTAAAATTAACGTCATGCCGTTCATGCGCCAGCGCTAAAAAGTCCGTAATTCCTGCTTGCTCCAATGCTTTTTTTGCACCGTCAAACAGTTCTTTGCCAAACAGATCATTTTGATAAACAAATGCAAAACGTTTAATGTCTTTATTTTTAATTATATAATCTGTCATTGCATAGCCCATATCAAAATTGGATGCTCGCCAATGCAGAAGGTATGGATATGCATCGGTATGGTATGAGCTAGTGTGTGGAAAAATTGAAAAAACTTTTTTATCTTTTACTAAATCAATATAACCGGTTAATGTCGGTGTTCCCATAGTGGCAATCACGATATCTGTTTTGAAATCATTTAATAATGTCATTATGTTTTCGCGTGTTTTATCACCATCATAAGCGTCATCAAGGGCAACAATCTGAAAACGCATCCCGTTAACACCTTCCTTATTGGCTTCATTAATTGGCACCATTAAACCACTTTTTAAGAACTCAGACCAATCTTTCAATGTTTTTGAAAAATCCGATGAATTTCCAATGACCAATATACCATCTTGTAATGCAATTTCTTCTGTCTTAGGCAATGGTTGTTCGCTTAGCGACGGTGATTCCACCTCTTTTTCTGCAATCGATTCTTTACCATTTAAATCTCTTCTTATCCACTCATCACCACCGGTATTTAACCACAAAGTATTCATAAGCTGACGCGTATTTGGATTGAAATTTAATGTTAATCCTTTAAAGTCATAATCTTTAATGTTATTGACCGTTTTTAAAAACTTCTCTTTACTGAATAGTCCATCCATCTGACGTAATAATTCAATAAACACTATACCGTTCATGTACCCTTCTAACGTTGCAACATTAACCGGCAAACTGTTTCTTTTCATCAAGCGTCTATATTCCCGTACAAATGCAAGGTCACTTTCATGCGGATTAGGCACAACTGAAGGCAATACAAACTTTATTCCTCTTTTTTTTCCATACTCATTCAGTAAGTTAATAAGTTCACTACCTACGAGCATCTTACCAAGAAGAAACTCCGCTCTAAGCTCTTTAATCAACAGCTCAGCCGGCAATGGATTGGTGAAAAAACCGATCCCATCAGGATCAAACTTTTTTATTTCTTGCGCTTGCAACCTAAAGTTAGCATCATGGCGCTCATGCGGTAGTGCTACATATTCAGTAATGCCGGCCTCTTTTAATGCAGATTGCGCTCCCCTGAGCATCTCCTTACCAAAAGAATCATCTTGATACAGAAAAGCAAAACGCTTTGATTCACTATTTTTAAGTGCATAGTTGGTTACTGCATAACCCATATCATAGTTCGATGCACGCAAATGCACTAAATAGGGAAGATCGGCATCACGAAATGAACTGGTATTAGGAAAAACAGAAAGCACTTTTTTATCTTTAACTAAATCCAGATAACCTTGCAATGTCGGTGTTCCCATAGCACCAAGAAGAATATCGGTTTTGAAATCGCTCAACAGTTTATTTACATTTTCACGCGCTAATTTACCATCATAACCATCATCTAAAAATACAACGCGCAAACGCATCCCATTAATGCCGCCCCCTTGGTTAACCTTTCTAATTGGTAATAGCATTGCCTGTTTTAAATTCTCAGAATAACTTTTTAACGTTCTGGAAAAATCAGACGTATTTCCTAAAAATAATATACCATCTTGCAATGCCATTTCCGGTTGTTCACCAGCCTTTACCTTTGTTTCAATCGTAGGTTGAGCCTCAAGTTGTTGAACTTCTACTATTTCATCTTCTTTTATATCAGGTTGCACATCCTGTTCCGGTTCTTTTGATGGCTCTGGGATGTTATTTTGCACCTTTTCCCATTCATCTTGGCCAAAATCAATCCATGAGTGATGAGAAAGCACCCGCGTCTTAGGATCAAAGGTCAATGATATTCCTTTAAAATCAAGATCCTTTATCTGTTCAGCTACTTTTATTATTTTTTCAGTGGTAATCGGACCTTCCACTTGCTTAATTAAATAAGCCAAAAGTGAAATATTAATGTAACCTTCAAAAGCATTCGGATCTAAAGAAACGCCTGCTTTATCGGCAGCCTCTCTGAACTCTCTTGCAATTTGTACATTACTTGTTTTAGGATTAGGCACTAAATTTGGAATGATCATTTTCAGGCCTTTACTTCTCAAGAAATTTTGTAACAAATCACCGGTCATCCAAGAAAGTCCATAAAGGATTTTTTGTGATACTTTTCTTAAATCCATTCGTTTGATAAGCTCTTCAGCAGAAATCGACGGACCAAAGAATCCAATCACATCAGGATCAAATGCTTCAATCTTATTAGCCTGTTCACCAAAATCTACATTATTACGCTCAAAAGAAACATCTAAAATATCAGTGACTCCTTTCTCTTTCAGCACCTTTCTTACTGCCTGTGCCGGCACAATACCGAAAGTGTCATTTTGATAAAATAATGCAACTTTTTTCGGACTATATCTCTCCACAATTTTTTTTGTTATCTCTGAAACATTACGATCATATGAAGATCGATAATGAATCATATACTTAAATGTAGGATTTCTAAATGTACTTGAACCGGTAAAAGGAAAAATAGCTGCAACTTCTCCTGTTTTAACCAAATCGACATATGCTTCCAGTGTTGGTGTACCAACTGAGGCAACCAAAAGATTGGTACCAACATCATTTAAAAATACCTTTACATTATTCAATGCACGTTTGGGAACATAACCATCATCTAAATATGACATACGCAATTTAACACCATTAATACCCCCTTGTGCAGCTATTTCATTAAGCTTTAAATCCATGCCTCTTCTTAACGCATCTGACATGTGCTTAAGCCCCTTACTAAAGTCCGAAGTATTAGCTAAAACCAGTACACCATTTTGTACTAACCTATCAGACGCAACCCCTACTTGTTCTTCAATTTTTTGTTCCGATGTTGTTTGATCATCAATCTTTTCTTGTTTTATCCATTGTCCTTCCCCGGTGTCTATCCAGATAGTATTAAATAGCTGACCTGTCTTTGGATTAAAGTTTAACCTTAAACCTTTAAAGTCATAATCTTTGACACTATGCACTTGATCTATAAAACGTTCTTTGGTAAACGGCATTTCCATCTTTTTAAATATATCTAAAAACACCGATGACGTTATATATCCTTCTAATGTGGAATCATTCAGAGGAAAACCTGCGCGCTTCATACGCGCTCTATACTCTTTGACAATGGGCATATCAGCTGTTTTTGGATTCGGCCATACATGTGCAGATGTTACGGTTTTGCCTTTTTTTTGTATAAATGTTTTAA
Encoded here:
- a CDS encoding ABC transporter substrate-binding protein produces the protein MRRLLHTIVLVSCLIPFFAFGSFDTLSELIAYAHQLPEAPENEYIDPYKPQYNKLYKSLSSREESKLFSELQKRLKRLAKDRELKGFYGDFVQKFYIDVETKWYIWGPLHGAFHSLIRSLEEMREQGVINDNLRIIKPRFNVVFNGNILNYAPYQLETLSVLLSLLEKNPDQMFIIKGAFEQVDRWRKSNFKDELINRIGHENEISFSKEIDTFFNTFPLALYLISTENDVVRISFFKDHPLLTEEKWNFFFNQKVTESKKIKDIPVSDEKVKIKARIIGHAVKEYPYEIQSLTYAQEDGIHTWQLFSSPLKLFQQMFNFYEDAVAVLTTGKFFFNWKIALYRHQLGGLKGFIRAREFNLATGKEEFTADQEERIANLKQNIQLAELEQERLDKLCQETVSEQADVELKKELLEEEKIVRVKKEEPKSTEMALQGNTLVVGTLQDLSKSLKDLGVPFRNAMLLVINDFNDEGGAHGLKIRMVSLDDQYSSKKARALVEQFLDVYKTDIILGAQGTPTLTSYLDLIKEKKILSIFPFTGAFHNMVLPYFIRLRASYVDVGNAVTTFMIKNKGAKKFAFFYQDDQFGKDNLNGALKALKKAGIKEYLAVPYDAHKPNLEKQANDIRQFNPDALGLLSVPFSSEKLLNRFDIKWLLNVMLFTNEFHGIEQFKTFIQKKGKTVTSAHVWPNPKTADMPIVKEYRARMKRAGFPLNDSTLEGYITSSVFLDIFKKMEMPFTKERFIDQVHSVKDYDFKGLRLNFNPKTGQLFNTIWIDTGEGQWIKQEKIDDQTTSEQKIEEQVGVASDRLVQNGVLVLANTSDFSKGLKHMSDALRRGMDLKLNEIAAQGGINGVKLRMSYLDDGYVPKRALNNVKVFLNDVGTNLLVASVGTPTLEAYVDLVKTGEVAAIFPFTGSSTFRNPTFKYMIHYRSSYDRNVSEITKKIVERYSPKKVALFYQNDTFGIVPAQAVRKVLKEKGVTDILDVSFERNNVDFGEQANKIEAFDPDVIGFFGPSISAEELIKRMDLRKVSQKILYGLSWMTGDLLQNFLRSKGLKMIIPNLVPNPKTSNVQIAREFREAADKAGVSLDPNAFEGYINISLLAYLIKQVEGPITTEKIIKVAEQIKDLDFKGISLTFDPKTRVLSHHSWIDFGQDEWEKVQNNIPEPSKEPEQDVQPDIKEDEIVEVQQLEAQPTIETKVKAGEQPEMALQDGILFLGNTSDFSRTLKSYSENLKQAMLLPIRKVNQGGGINGMRLRVVFLDDGYDGKLARENVNKLLSDFKTDILLGAMGTPTLQGYLDLVKDKKVLSVFPNTSSFRDADLPYLVHLRASNYDMGYAVTNYALKNSESKRFAFLYQDDSFGKEMLRGAQSALKEAGITEYVALPHERHDANFRLQAQEIKKFDPDGIGFFTNPLPAELLIKELRAEFLLGKMLVGSELINLLNEYGKKRGIKFVLPSVVPNPHESDLAFVREYRRLMKRNSLPVNVATLEGYMNGIVFIELLRQMDGLFSKEKFLKTVNNIKDYDFKGLTLNFNPNTRQLMNTLWLNTGGDEWIRRDLNGKESIAEKEVESPSLSEQPLPKTEEIALQDGILVIGNSSDFSKTLKDWSEFLKSGLMVPINEANKEGVNGMRFQIVALDDAYDGDKTRENIMTLLNDFKTDIVIATMGTPTLTGYIDLVKDKKVFSIFPHTSSYHTDAYPYLLHWRASNFDMGYAMTDYIIKNKDIKRFAFVYQNDLFGKELFDGAKKALEQAGITDFLALAHERHDVNFNTHVQEIKNFNPDAIGFMTNDFPTKSITRALGAPYLFGKTIFGDLVLSNLDDYFKEIGITAIYPSVVPNPKTSDLDIVKEYREQMIKNKLPLNLATLEGYINSAVFLEIISKINGPFTKQAFLNVYEGFKDYNFKGLIFNFNPKKRQLMQTIWLNTGDNNWIRKDLNDIEPVAKEDDKSSSLDNQSVPPETKDIALQDNVLVVGNITDFSKTFKGFSQLLKQGMEGPINKINSTGGINGMKIQMVYLDDAYNPKKTLQNVNTLLNTDKTDILLSAHGTSTLDAYIDLIKQEKILSIFPITGSFRDAGLKNLIFLRASFVDEGHALAKYILKRDEPLRRVAFFYQDDQFGKDLVKGAQEVLQKYDTIEFKMVPYHRNISQLKEQVKMIADFKPQALSLFGSDVVAQMLIKELGTDLLFDTLLFANRSMGKKSFKKFVADKGLHLVVTQVVPNPETSNLTIVRDFRQYAQDANVPIDSIALEGYINAALFLDLLEKIDMPFTKQKFIQAAENIKNYDFQGLLLNFDPQTRQLLHSLWIDNGEKEWEQISVD